The following proteins are encoded in a genomic region of Candidatus Dormiibacterota bacterium:
- the pstA gene encoding phosphate ABC transporter permease PstA: protein MSWNRLRRKVVSGAVVAFCAAAVVLALIPLGFILFFVIGHGLPALNAAFFTQMPKPVGEPGGGMANAIAGTLILIGLAAGIAVPIGIVSGIYVSEYRKTSLASAVRFSADILNGVPSIVIGLFAYTTAVLPFQRFSAIAGGLALGIMMIPLIVRMTEELLNLVPPTLRDGALALGATRARAVFTVILSAALPGILTGVLVALARIAGETAPLLFTAFNNRFWSTRLDQPIASLTVQVYTYAISPYDDWHRQAWAGATVLIGAILTFSLLARAMTRRLERMHRP from the coding sequence ATGTCCTGGAACCGCCTGCGCCGCAAGGTCGTCTCCGGTGCGGTCGTCGCGTTCTGCGCGGCCGCGGTCGTGCTGGCCCTGATCCCCCTCGGCTTCATCCTGTTCTTCGTGATCGGGCACGGGCTCCCGGCCTTGAACGCGGCGTTCTTCACCCAGATGCCCAAGCCGGTGGGGGAGCCCGGCGGCGGCATGGCGAACGCCATCGCCGGAACGCTGATCCTCATCGGACTGGCGGCCGGCATCGCCGTGCCGATCGGGATCGTCTCGGGCATCTACGTCTCCGAGTACCGCAAGACATCCCTGGCCTCCGCCGTCAGGTTCTCGGCGGACATCCTGAACGGCGTCCCCTCGATCGTCATCGGCCTCTTCGCGTACACGACGGCGGTCCTGCCGTTCCAGCGCTTCTCGGCGATCGCGGGCGGCCTGGCGCTCGGGATCATGATGATCCCGCTCATCGTCCGGATGACCGAGGAGCTCCTGAACCTCGTTCCGCCGACTCTGCGCGACGGGGCGCTCGCCCTCGGCGCCACGCGGGCGCGGGCTGTGTTCACGGTGATCCTGTCGGCCGCCCTGCCCGGGATCCTGACCGGCGTGCTCGTGGCCCTCGCCCGCATCGCGGGGGAGACCGCCCCGCTCCTGTTCACCGCCTTCAACAACCGCTTCTGGTCGACGCGTCTCGACCAGCCGATCGCCTCGCTGACGGTGCAGGTTTACACCTACGCCATTTCTCCTTATGATGACTGGCACCGGCAGGCCTGGGCCGGGGCGACCGTGCTGATCGGGGCCATCCTGACGTTTTCGCTCCTCGCCCGGGCGATGACCCGCCGCCTCGAAAGGATGCACCGTCCGTGA
- the pstC gene encoding phosphate ABC transporter permease subunit PstC, translated as MSTTGPLGRSSGEGRLFPLLTGAAAVLVPCLVAGIALVLWRESLLSIREFGFAFWRTSIWDPVAGQFGALPFIWGTLYSSLLALLLSAPVALGIAIFLSDLSPHALRQPLIFLTELLAAIPSIVYGLWGIFVLVPLVRRLEIATPAWLKGVPLFEGPPLGVGLLAASLVLAVMMVPFTASVAREILKAVPSAQREGAYALGATRWEAIRMALFYGRTGIIGAVMLGLGRALGETMAVTMLIGNNPRISLSLFAPQYTMAAVIANEFTEAADPLYLDALVEIGLVLFLITVAINALSRVLVWRVGRERTVRAGRPVPAAAV; from the coding sequence ATGAGCACGACGGGACCACTCGGGCGATCGTCCGGCGAGGGGAGGCTCTTCCCGCTTTTGACCGGCGCCGCGGCCGTTCTCGTCCCATGCCTGGTCGCCGGGATCGCGCTCGTCCTCTGGCGGGAATCGCTCCTTTCGATCCGCGAGTTCGGGTTCGCCTTCTGGCGCACATCCATCTGGGACCCGGTCGCGGGGCAGTTCGGCGCCTTGCCGTTCATCTGGGGGACGCTCTACTCGTCGCTCCTGGCGCTGCTTCTGTCGGCGCCGGTAGCGCTCGGGATCGCCATCTTCCTGTCGGATCTGTCGCCGCACGCCCTGAGGCAGCCGCTGATCTTCCTGACCGAGCTCCTGGCGGCGATCCCCTCGATCGTCTACGGCCTGTGGGGCATTTTCGTTCTCGTTCCGCTGGTCCGCCGCCTGGAAATCGCCACCCCCGCCTGGCTGAAGGGCGTGCCGCTCTTCGAGGGGCCGCCGCTCGGCGTGGGTCTTCTCGCCGCCAGCCTCGTGCTGGCCGTGATGATGGTGCCGTTCACGGCGAGCGTCGCGCGCGAGATCCTCAAGGCGGTCCCCTCCGCGCAGCGCGAAGGGGCCTACGCCCTCGGCGCGACCCGCTGGGAGGCGATCCGGATGGCGCTGTTCTATGGGCGGACGGGGATCATCGGCGCCGTCATGCTCGGGCTCGGGCGGGCGCTGGGCGAGACGATGGCCGTCACCATGCTGATCGGCAACAACCCCAGGATCTCCTTGTCGCTGTTCGCGCCGCAGTACACCATGGCCGCGGTCATCGCCAACGAGTTCACCGAGGCGGCGGACCCGCTCTACCTCGACGCCCTGGTCGAAATCGGCCTCGTCCTGTTCCTGATCACCGTCGCGATCAACGCCCTGTCGCGCGTCCTCGTCTGGCGCGTGGGCAGGGAGCGGACGGTCCGGGCCGGGCGGCCGGTCCCCGCGGCGGCGGTGTGA
- the pstS gene encoding phosphate ABC transporter substrate-binding protein PstS: MPLTRGDIVPKLSRCLLIALLLAAVAAVLVPPVWADPVQIDGAGATFPYPIYSKWFSEYNKLHPDVRINYQSIGSGGGIRQLTAQTVFFGASDGPMTNDQLQGAPGKVFHFPTVLGGVVPIYNLPGVDAELKFAGTVLADIFLGKITKWSDQAIAKDNPGVNLPDSDITVVHRADGSGTSYIFCDYLAKVSPEYKSKVGVATSVNWPAGIGGKGNEGVAGLVKQTPGAIGYVELIYALQNKIAFGSVKSFDGEFVRASIDSVSAAAASATAKMPADFRVSITNAPGKNVYPISSFTWILLYESPKDKHKSRLMVDFMKWALTDGQKFAGDLGYAPLPQTVVSLEDAALKKIKVE; the protein is encoded by the coding sequence ATGCCGCTCACACGAGGTGACATCGTGCCGAAACTGTCGCGCTGCCTGCTCATCGCGCTGCTCCTGGCCGCCGTGGCGGCCGTCCTGGTCCCGCCCGTCTGGGCCGATCCGGTCCAGATCGACGGCGCGGGGGCGACCTTCCCGTACCCGATCTATTCGAAGTGGTTCTCCGAATACAACAAACTCCACCCCGACGTCCGGATCAACTACCAGTCGATAGGATCGGGCGGCGGTATCCGCCAGCTCACCGCCCAGACCGTATTCTTCGGCGCCTCGGACGGCCCTATGACCAACGATCAGCTCCAGGGCGCCCCTGGGAAGGTCTTCCACTTTCCGACGGTGCTGGGGGGCGTCGTGCCGATCTACAACCTTCCGGGCGTCGATGCCGAGCTGAAGTTTGCAGGAACGGTTCTGGCCGACATCTTCCTGGGGAAGATCACCAAGTGGAGCGATCAGGCGATCGCCAAGGACAACCCCGGCGTGAATCTGCCCGACAGCGACATCACCGTCGTCCATCGTGCTGACGGATCGGGAACGTCCTACATTTTCTGCGACTACCTGGCCAAGGTCTCCCCCGAGTACAAGTCGAAGGTGGGCGTGGCCACCTCGGTGAACTGGCCGGCCGGGATCGGCGGCAAGGGGAACGAGGGGGTCGCCGGTCTCGTGAAGCAGACTCCGGGGGCCATCGGCTACGTCGAGCTGATCTACGCGCTGCAGAACAAGATCGCCTTCGGCTCGGTGAAGAGCTTCGACGGAGAGTTCGTCCGCGCGTCCATCGATTCGGTATCGGCCGCGGCCGCCTCCGCGACGGCGAAGATGCCCGCCGACTTCCGTGTCTCGATCACGAACGCTCCGGGGAAGAACGTCTATCCGATCTCCTCGTTCACCTGGATCCTCCTGTACGAGAGCCCCAAGGACAAGCACAAGTCCCGTCTCATGGTCGACTTCATGAAGTGGGCCCTGACGGACGGACAGAAATTCGCCGGCGATCTTGGCTACGCCCCTCTCCCGCAGACGGTCGTCAGCCTTGAGGACGCCGCCTTGAAGAAGATCAAGGTCGAATGA
- a CDS encoding porin gives MNASRTTLRSLAALATTVGLLRGLPVFAQVTPAAGYTPPDDTPTIKVGTTIYTDYTYTEEPTTVDTDGNTIHPAAFNVTRAYINVTGNISHNVSFRVTPDVSRLTTTGATTSLDGSLTFRLKYAYGQFNLDDRWSKGSWVRLGEHHTPYVDWEEQVYRYRFQGQIMAEREGFISSSDFGLSTHYNFKGNFGDVHGGYYNGDTYSKAEANDQKAVQIRATLRPFPMLGVLKGLRLTAFYDADNYMQGDARRRTIYAATFEHKYVNAGYTHLDATDQPTAVAAEVKAQGYSVWATPRFPKGWEALLRYDYLKPNKSVDAAKDRKIAGVAYWFHSQQAPATAAILLDYENVTYDTLLAKPDEKRYAVHTLFNF, from the coding sequence ATGAACGCATCGAGAACCACCCTGCGGTCGCTGGCCGCCCTCGCAACGACGGTGGGCCTGCTGCGCGGCCTGCCGGTCTTCGCCCAGGTGACGCCGGCCGCCGGATATACGCCCCCGGACGACACGCCGACGATCAAGGTGGGGACGACGATCTACACCGACTACACCTATACGGAAGAGCCCACGACCGTGGACACGGACGGCAATACGATTCATCCGGCGGCCTTCAACGTCACGCGCGCCTACATCAACGTGACCGGGAACATCTCGCACAATGTCTCGTTCCGGGTCACGCCCGATGTCTCGCGGCTGACCACCACGGGAGCGACCACCAGCCTGGACGGCAGCCTCACCTTCCGCCTCAAGTACGCCTACGGCCAGTTCAACCTGGACGACAGGTGGTCCAAGGGCTCCTGGGTCCGCCTGGGGGAGCACCACACGCCCTACGTGGACTGGGAGGAGCAAGTCTACAGGTACCGCTTCCAGGGGCAGATCATGGCGGAGCGGGAGGGTTTCATCAGTTCGTCAGATTTTGGTCTCTCGACCCACTACAACTTCAAGGGAAATTTCGGCGACGTGCACGGCGGCTACTACAACGGCGACACCTACAGCAAAGCCGAGGCGAACGACCAGAAGGCCGTGCAGATCCGCGCCACCCTGCGCCCTTTCCCGATGCTGGGGGTGCTCAAGGGGCTCCGCCTCACCGCCTTCTATGACGCCGACAACTACATGCAGGGGGACGCACGGCGTCGGACCATCTACGCGGCGACCTTCGAGCACAAGTACGTCAACGCCGGCTACACGCACCTCGACGCCACGGATCAGCCGACCGCCGTCGCGGCCGAAGTGAAGGCGCAGGGGTACTCGGTCTGGGCGACGCCTCGCTTCCCAAAGGGATGGGAGGCGTTGCTGCGTTATGACTACCTGAAGCCGAACAAGTCGGTCGATGCGGCGAAGGATCGCAAGATCGCGGGCGTCGCCTACTGGTTCCACAGCCAGCAGGCGCCGGCCACCGCCGCGATCCTGCTGGACTACGAGAACGTGACCTACGACACGTTGCTCGCCAAGCCGGACGAGAAGCGCTACGCCGTCCACACCCTGTTCAATTTCTGA
- a CDS encoding ATP-binding protein, whose translation MFVLVAGLSSFLAALVLDRAVARRVTEQIAARLGDEVRLARDLARAEPDLPSTADRLADRLGRDLGVRVTIISSDGAVLGDTDLDGAALREVENHASRPEVMEAVRDGTGRSMRYSRTVAENMLYVASRIDPDDPARGVIRLALPLTDVTRAQEAVRVPILLAAVLSLLVAGLIGWAVARGPARRLEAIARVASQFAAGRMDVRAEPGGDDETSVLARSLNRMADQLEERLILVERERSQLRTVLEGMVEGVVLTDPTGRILVANDAFRRIFDAQLPVEGRRPLETARVPALQDAIESALEADEPLTREIALGGAQQKVIQASLAAIRERGATVGAVAVFHDVTELKRLERVRQEFVANVSHELRTPLTAIKGYAETLRDGGLRDPETAAEFVRVIHRHAERLRALIEDLLDLAAVEQGEARLKPAVVRARDVVAQAEGLVRPAAEARGQTLAIDLPADLPDILADRDRLAQILINLLDNAVKFTPEGGRVTLSAKMADGRVVLAVSDNGVGIPPGDLPRIFERFYRVGRSRDRREGGTGLGLAIAKHLTQAMGGTIEVESTQGSGTTFRVSLPSA comes from the coding sequence TTGTTCGTCCTCGTGGCCGGTCTCTCGTCGTTTCTCGCCGCGCTGGTCCTCGATCGCGCCGTGGCACGGCGCGTGACCGAGCAGATCGCCGCCCGCCTGGGAGACGAGGTCCGGCTCGCCCGCGACCTGGCTCGCGCCGAGCCGGACCTGCCCTCGACGGCCGACCGGCTGGCCGATCGTCTTGGACGAGACCTCGGTGTGAGGGTGACGATCATTTCCTCCGACGGGGCGGTGCTGGGCGACACCGATCTGGACGGCGCGGCGCTTCGCGAGGTCGAGAACCACGCGAGCCGGCCCGAGGTGATGGAGGCGGTGCGTGACGGGACGGGCCGATCCATGCGCTACAGCCGGACGGTCGCCGAGAACATGCTGTACGTGGCCTCGCGCATCGACCCGGACGATCCTGCCCGCGGGGTGATCCGCCTGGCCCTCCCGCTCACCGACGTGACCCGGGCCCAGGAGGCCGTGCGCGTGCCGATCCTCCTCGCGGCCGTCCTGTCGCTTTTGGTCGCGGGGCTCATCGGGTGGGCGGTGGCGCGCGGCCCGGCGCGCCGCCTGGAGGCGATCGCGCGCGTCGCGTCGCAATTCGCCGCCGGCCGGATGGACGTGCGGGCCGAGCCGGGCGGTGACGACGAGACCTCGGTCCTGGCGAGGTCGCTCAACCGCATGGCGGACCAGCTCGAGGAGCGCCTGATCCTCGTGGAGCGCGAGAGAAGCCAGCTCCGCACCGTTCTCGAGGGGATGGTCGAGGGGGTGGTCCTGACCGACCCGACCGGACGCATCCTGGTCGCCAACGATGCGTTCCGGAGGATCTTCGACGCGCAGCTCCCGGTGGAGGGCCGCCGGCCGCTCGAGACCGCGCGCGTGCCGGCGCTCCAGGACGCGATCGAGTCGGCGCTCGAGGCGGACGAGCCGCTCACGCGGGAGATAGCACTCGGCGGCGCTCAGCAGAAAGTGATCCAGGCCAGCCTCGCCGCCATCCGCGAGCGCGGTGCTACGGTCGGAGCGGTGGCCGTGTTCCACGACGTCACCGAGCTGAAGAGACTGGAGAGGGTGCGGCAGGAGTTCGTGGCCAACGTGTCGCACGAGCTGCGCACCCCGCTGACGGCGATCAAGGGGTACGCTGAGACTCTGCGCGACGGCGGCCTGCGCGATCCCGAGACGGCGGCCGAGTTCGTGCGTGTCATCCACAGGCACGCCGAGCGACTGCGCGCCCTGATCGAGGACCTCCTCGATCTGGCCGCGGTGGAGCAGGGGGAGGCGCGCCTGAAGCCCGCCGTCGTCCGGGCGCGCGACGTCGTCGCCCAGGCCGAGGGCCTGGTTCGTCCCGCGGCCGAGGCCCGCGGTCAGACCCTTGCCATCGACCTGCCCGCCGATCTCCCGGACATCCTCGCCGATCGGGATCGGCTCGCCCAGATCCTGATCAACCTGCTCGACAACGCCGTGAAGTTCACGCCCGAGGGGGGGCGGGTCACGTTGTCGGCGAAGATGGCGGACGGACGCGTCGTCCTGGCGGTGAGTGACAACGGGGTCGGGATCCCTCCCGGTGACCTGCCGCGCATCTTCGAGCGGTTCTACCGAGTCGGCCGCTCCCGCGACCGCCGGGAGGGGGGGACGGGGCTCGGCCTGGCGATCGCCAAGCACCTGACCCAGGCGATGGGCGGGACGATCGAGGTCGAAAGCACCCAGGGCTCAGGCACCACCTTCCGGGTGAGTCTCCCGTCCGCCTGA
- a CDS encoding response regulator, with protein MPQTILVVDDERDIVELVRYNLAQAGYRVVSATDGRQAVEMARRERPDLVVLDLMLPVLPGAEVARMLKQDEKTRGIPIVMLTARGEEVDRVVGFELGADDYVVKPFSPRELVLRVQAILRRDEKEGPDERIVHEPLVIDVGAHLVRLKGKEIVLTATEFKLLHRLARRPGRAFSRDQLLSEVWGYGGEIETRTVDTHMKRLRAKLGPVGDWIQTVRGVGYRFRPAGFAAAD; from the coding sequence ATGCCGCAGACCATCCTGGTGGTGGACGACGAGCGCGACATCGTCGAGCTGGTGCGCTACAACCTGGCGCAGGCCGGGTACCGGGTGGTGTCGGCCACCGACGGTCGCCAGGCTGTGGAGATGGCGCGCCGCGAGCGGCCCGACCTCGTCGTGCTCGACCTGATGCTGCCGGTCCTGCCCGGAGCCGAGGTGGCCCGCATGCTGAAGCAGGATGAGAAGACCCGCGGCATCCCGATCGTGATGCTGACCGCGCGGGGCGAGGAGGTCGACCGGGTCGTCGGCTTCGAGCTGGGCGCGGACGATTACGTGGTGAAGCCGTTCTCGCCGCGCGAGCTGGTTCTGCGCGTGCAGGCGATCCTGAGACGCGACGAGAAGGAGGGGCCGGACGAGCGCATCGTCCACGAGCCGCTGGTCATCGACGTCGGCGCGCACCTCGTCCGGCTGAAGGGAAAGGAGATCGTCCTGACCGCCACCGAGTTCAAGCTCCTGCACCGTCTGGCCCGGCGGCCCGGCCGCGCGTTCAGCCGGGACCAGCTCCTCTCGGAGGTGTGGGGCTACGGCGGAGAGATCGAGACACGCACCGTGGACACGCACATGAAGCGTCTGCGGGCGAAGCTGGGACCGGTCGGAGACTGGATCCAGACGGTGCGCGGCGTCGGGTACCGATTCCGGCCGGCCGGTTTCGCGGCCGCGGACTGA
- a CDS encoding fibronectin type III domain-containing protein encodes MSWLVVCLGAATGTAYASTVVQLAWDANTESDLSGYRILYGTTSGNYTATIDVGNQTSYAVSGLTASTTYYFTVVAYDLAGNVSGPSNEISSTPTVLAPSPTVTATDAPDPVAAGATLTYTLSYSNSGNVTATGVLISDTVPANTAFVSATAGGNLSGSVVTWTIGALAAGASGSVQLVVRVASPLPNGTLITHAAYAIVSNETGSVAGPGITTTVMSTPVLTIVSTDTPDPVPAGATLTYTLSYANTGNADATSIRVTDTLPANTTLVSAGSGTLSGSVVTWSIASLAAGASGTVQLAVRVASPLANGTVIHNQTYSVASAQTTAVNGVDDTTTVTSAPVLAVSASDAPDPVAAGGTITYTLAYSNTGNSGATAVVLSDTVPVNTTFVSATGGGTLSSGVVTWSIGALAAGGSGSVQLVVRVNSPLANGTVVTDGTYNIDSTETAPVSGSAITTTVTSAPVLTVSATDAPDPVAAGGTITYTLVYSNTGNSGATAVMLSDTVPVNTTFVSATGGGTLSAGVVTWSIGALAAGGSGSLTLTVRVNSPLANGTVITNGTLNIDSTETSPVTGNAITTTVTSAPVLTVSATDAPDPVAAGGTITYTLAYANTGNSGATGVVLSDTVPVNTTFVSATGGGTLSGSVVTWSIGALAAGGSGSVQLVVRVNSPLANGTVITDGNYSIDSTETAPVNGSAITTTVTSAPVLTVSATDAPDPVAAGGTITYTLAYANTGNSGATGVVLSDTVPVNTTFVSATGGGALSGGVVTWSIGALAAGGSGSVQLVVSVASPLASGTVITNASYSIDPVETAPTVGASVSTTVSSIPTVTSVMETTTNSTIIVEPGVQDIQVTGTGFQQGAVLNLGSGITSGPTVLIDAMHLKATLTVDTTAALGPRDITVTNPDQLSGTLRNALKVVRTPDLNGNCTVDGIDLNVLARAWATTSADPGFSPQWDLTGDDVVDGNDLAVFVQYFGRRTPGCH; translated from the coding sequence GTGTCCTGGCTCGTCGTGTGTCTGGGGGCGGCCACGGGCACGGCATACGCATCGACGGTCGTCCAGCTCGCCTGGGACGCGAACACGGAGTCGGATCTCTCCGGCTACCGGATTCTGTACGGAACGACCTCGGGCAACTACACCGCAACCATCGATGTCGGCAATCAGACGTCGTACGCCGTGAGCGGCCTGACGGCCAGCACCACCTACTACTTCACCGTCGTCGCGTACGACCTGGCCGGCAACGTGAGCGGGCCCTCGAACGAGATCTCGTCGACACCGACCGTGCTCGCGCCGAGCCCGACCGTCACGGCGACGGATGCGCCGGACCCGGTGGCCGCCGGAGCGACCCTGACCTACACGCTGTCGTATTCGAATTCGGGAAATGTCACGGCCACCGGCGTGCTGATCAGCGACACCGTTCCAGCCAATACGGCGTTCGTCAGCGCCACCGCCGGCGGCAACCTGTCGGGTTCCGTCGTCACCTGGACGATCGGTGCGCTGGCGGCCGGCGCCTCCGGCTCCGTGCAGCTCGTCGTCCGCGTCGCCAGCCCGCTGCCGAACGGGACGCTGATCACACATGCCGCGTATGCGATCGTGAGCAACGAGACCGGTTCTGTCGCCGGACCGGGCATCACTACGACCGTGATGTCAACACCGGTCCTGACCATCGTATCCACCGATACGCCCGACCCGGTCCCCGCGGGAGCGACCCTGACGTACACGCTGTCCTACGCGAACACCGGCAATGCCGACGCGACGTCGATCCGCGTAACCGACACCCTGCCGGCCAACACCACGTTGGTCTCCGCCGGCAGCGGCACCCTCTCCGGCTCCGTCGTCACCTGGTCGATCGCCTCGCTCGCCGCCGGCGCTTCAGGCACCGTCCAGCTCGCGGTCCGCGTCGCCAGCCCGCTTGCGAACGGCACCGTGATCCACAACCAGACGTACAGCGTCGCGAGCGCCCAGACCACCGCGGTCAACGGTGTCGACGACACGACCACCGTGACCTCGGCGCCGGTCCTGGCGGTGTCGGCGAGCGACGCGCCGGACCCGGTGGCGGCGGGCGGCACGATCACCTACACGCTCGCTTACTCGAACACGGGGAACTCGGGCGCGACCGCGGTCGTGCTGTCGGACACGGTTCCGGTCAATACGACGTTCGTGTCGGCGACGGGAGGCGGGACGCTGTCGTCCGGAGTCGTGACCTGGTCGATCGGCGCGCTGGCGGCGGGCGGCTCCGGCTCGGTGCAGCTCGTGGTCCGCGTCAACAGTCCTCTGGCGAACGGGACCGTCGTCACCGACGGCACCTACAACATCGACTCCACGGAGACCGCGCCGGTCAGTGGGAGCGCCATCACCACCACAGTGACTTCGGCGCCGGTCCTGACGGTGTCTGCGACCGACGCGCCGGACCCGGTGGCGGCGGGCGGCACGATCACCTACACGCTCGTTTATTCGAACACGGGGAACTCCGGCGCGACCGCGGTTATGCTCTCGGACACGGTTCCGGTCAATACGACGTTCGTGTCGGCGACCGGCGGCGGGACGTTGTCGGCCGGTGTCGTCACCTGGTCGATCGGCGCGCTGGCAGCGGGCGGCTCCGGATCCTTGACGCTGACGGTCAGGGTCAACAGTCCTCTGGCGAACGGGACCGTCATCACGAACGGCACACTCAACATCGACTCCACCGAGACTTCGCCTGTCACCGGCAATGCCATCACCACGACCGTGACCTCGGCGCCGGTCCTGACGGTGTCTGCGACCGACGCTCCGGACCCGGTGGCGGCGGGCGGCACGATCACCTACACGCTCGCCTATGCGAACACGGGGAACTCGGGCGCGACCGGAGTGGTGCTGTCGGACACGGTCCCGGTGAATACGACGTTCGTGTCGGCGACCGGGGGTGGGACGCTGTCGGGCAGCGTGGTCACCTGGTCGATCGGGGCGCTGGCGGCTGGCGGCTCGGGCTCCGTCCAGCTCGTGGTCCGCGTCAACAGCCCGCTGGCGAACGGGACGGTCATCACAGACGGCAACTACAGCATCGACTCCACGGAGACCGCGCCGGTCAATGGCAGTGCCATCACGACGACCGTGACCTCGGCGCCGGTCCTGACGGTGTCGGCGACCGACGCCCCGGACCCGGTAGCGGCGGGTGGAACGATCACCTACACGCTCGCCTACGCAAACACGGGGAACTCGGGCGCGACCGGAGTGGTGCTGTCCGACACGGTCCCGGTCAATACGACGTTCGTGTCCGCGACAGGGGGCGGAGCGCTGTCGGGCGGTGTCGTAACCTGGTCGATCGGGGCTCTGGCGGCCGGCGGCTCAGGCTCCGTGCAGCTGGTGGTCAGTGTCGCCAGTCCGCTGGCGAGCGGGACCGTCATCACGAACGCCTCTTACAGCATCGACCCCGTCGAGACGGCGCCGACCGTGGGCGCCTCTGTCAGCACCACGGTCTCCTCCATACCCACCGTGACCTCGGTCATGGAGACGACGACCAATTCGACCATCATCGTTGAACCGGGGGTGCAGGATATCCAGGTGACCGGGACAGGCTTTCAGCAGGGCGCCGTCCTGAACCTCGGATCCGGGATCACATCCGGCCCGACGGTCCTCATCGACGCGATGCACCTGAAGGCGACGCTCACGGTCGATACGACGGCTGCCCTCGGACCTCGCGACATCACGGTCACCAACCCGGACCAGCTGTCCGGCACGCTCCGCAATGCGTTGAAAGTGGTGCGCACGCCGGACCTCAACGGCAATTGCACGGTGGACGGGATCGACCTCAACGTGCTCGCCCGTGCCTGGGCCACGACGTCCGCCGATCCGGGCTTCAGTCCCCAGTGGGACCTGACTGGAGACGATGTCGTCGACGGGAACGATCTCGCCGTCTTCGTCCAGTACTTCGGGCGCCGGACGCCGGGCTGCCATTAG
- a CDS encoding helix-turn-helix domain-containing protein has translation MKRSRAAARIPEPQQERSRRTMRRLMEAAEEVIAERGVSGLTVGEVARRAGTAVGTIYTRFPDKDTFLRTLHDRFFARASVTADTVFDSSRRRNLPVRDLLAGCVRLLVRNYRARRGLLRALLLYVRMHDDGAFQTRAERLNLRFLARLKGLILSRRSELRHPDPERAVLVGLMMIDGAAKEAILFGEARPASLSVSDAFLVAELTRAICAHLGVETAPRRHARLKS, from the coding sequence ATGAAGAGAAGTCGGGCGGCGGCCCGCATCCCGGAACCTCAGCAGGAGAGAAGCCGGCGGACGATGCGGCGGCTGATGGAGGCCGCCGAAGAGGTCATCGCCGAGCGCGGAGTGAGCGGTCTGACGGTCGGCGAGGTGGCCCGGCGGGCCGGCACGGCGGTGGGGACGATCTACACCCGGTTCCCCGACAAGGACACCTTCCTGCGCACCCTCCATGACCGGTTCTTCGCGCGGGCATCCGTCACCGCGGATACCGTCTTCGATTCGTCGCGCCGTCGGAACCTGCCCGTGCGTGATTTGCTCGCCGGCTGTGTGCGGCTGCTGGTGAGGAACTACCGCGCGCGCCGCGGCCTGCTGCGTGCCCTTCTGCTGTACGTGCGCATGCATGACGATGGGGCGTTCCAGACGCGTGCCGAGCGCCTCAACCTGCGCTTCCTGGCTCGGCTCAAGGGGCTGATCCTGAGCCGTCGCTCGGAGTTGCGGCACCCCGATCCGGAGCGCGCCGTTCTGGTCGGCCTCATGATGATCGACGGGGCGGCCAAGGAGGCGATTCTCTTCGGCGAGGCGCGGCCGGCGTCGCTCTCCGTGTCCGACGCCTTCCTGGTCGCCGAGCTCACGCGGGCCATCTGCGCCCACCTCGGCGTGGAGACGGCACCCCGCCGACACGCGAGATTGAAGTCGTGA